Genomic window (Arachis hypogaea cultivar Tifrunner chromosome 13, arahy.Tifrunner.gnm2.J5K5, whole genome shotgun sequence):
CTGCACACGCATGAGCAACTGCTTCattcacaacaacaaccaccaccacaatctCTTCCACCTCCTCCATTTCACTTCAAACtgattcttaattattattattgaaaaagaaaatacagaATGGGGACTAGGGTTCCGGTGCAGCACTACAACCTCAATTCACCCTCTTCCTTCATCGAGAGTCCCCTCCACGTTCTCAACGCTGTCGACGCCAGAACCGCCGCACCCTCCCCCATTGACCACATCGCCGCCCCCACCCCGGACCCCACCACACACGATTCTGCTGCTGCCGTCGTGAGTGCTGCTCCACTTTTCTTCACTTTCTCTGCATTgcattcaagaataaaaaataagaaacttTTCATTCGGTTTCTTCTCACTATTCTTGTAGGACTGCATGAACGAGTCCCATAGGAGTTGTTTTGACGAGGATCGCTCAAGTCTGGAGACTAACGAGTCTTCCAGGGGCACTTATGATATCTTAACCATTGAGGGTAAAATCATGTAGCTTTTGGTTTGCTAAATTAGATTCTGTGTGGAAATCTTGAGTTTGAGGTGACTGATTTTAGCTCAACTTGGAGGTTAGATGTTTCGCCTATAGAGACAGCAAGGGCGAGGTTTCTGCAAATAGTTGTGGATCATTTTATCGATGATCATGTGATTGAAGTggctgattcagaggctgattaTTCCGGCCAAGACAAGCTGGATAAGAGAAGGAACAGGGAGATACAGTATGAAGGGGACCCGAATTTTGCTCTGCCTTTGATGTATGTGGCCAATATGTATGAGACTTTAGTGAATGATGTTAATATGAGGCTTGCTTCCTTGAATGGTATTCGCGAGAAGACGATTGGGGTAGCCCTTGAAGCAGCTGGTGGTTTGTATAGAAGACTGGCTAAGAAGTTTCCTAAAAAAGGTTAaatgataataattattataataacttTTACCCTTTGCATTCGGAAGAAATTTGGTTGATAGCTCCCTCTTTTGTGCAATTAACAAGGGTTGCTCCTTCACAGGACCGCGTACATATAAGAGAAGAGAATTGGCAACTTCTATGGAAACAAGGACAAGGTTCCCAGAACTAGTTATACAAGAAGAGAAGCGAGTTCGTTTTGTGGTAGTTAATGGTTTGAAAGTTGTCGAGAAACCAAATACCATGTCAATTGATGATGCTGAATGGTAAGCTGAGTGTTCTAGTGTTCATTTTGTCTTTCCTTCTATATTCTTTTAACTGCGCCGGGGCCTTCCTGGATGTGAAGTTTTATATAGGTAAAAGTGcataataatatttgtttttcCCTTAGCAGAATATCTGTTTTTGGTTCATTCAAGCATTAATGTGCTTTCCCTCACTCTAA
Coding sequences:
- the LOC112792451 gene encoding uncharacterized protein At2g02148 isoform X1; protein product: MGTRVPVQHYNLNSPSSFIESPLHVLNAVDARTAAPSPIDHIAAPTPDPTTHDSAAAVDCMNESHRSCFDEDRSSLETNESSRGTYDILTIEDVSPIETARARFLQIVVDHFIDDHVIEVADSEADYSGQDKLDKRRNREIQYEGDPNFALPLMYVANMYETLVNDVNMRLASLNGIREKTIGVALEAAGGLYRRLAKKFPKKGPRTYKRRELATSMETRTRFPELVIQEEKRVRFVVVNGLKVVEKPNTMSIDDAEWFKRLTGRNEVAISADDYKFYSPRHKFRRAASISLSNIPDIPSFPGADNSSTLTINQGFRSQTPTKHHLQSLPHQPQFHAVLQNNQAMHQSPHAGPYSHNHQSGPPSHLSEISHAHQPTSISQHMNCLQPLTGGHVGGRLHMLPPTPAKYCDECGAPYLRETSKFCSECGSKRLGI
- the LOC112792451 gene encoding uncharacterized protein At2g02148 isoform X2, encoding MNESHRSCFDEDRSSLETNESSRGTYDILTIEDVSPIETARARFLQIVVDHFIDDHVIEVADSEADYSGQDKLDKRRNREIQYEGDPNFALPLMYVANMYETLVNDVNMRLASLNGIREKTIGVALEAAGGLYRRLAKKFPKKGPRTYKRRELATSMETRTRFPELVIQEEKRVRFVVVNGLKVVEKPNTMSIDDAEWFKRLTGRNEVAISADDYKFYSPRHKFRRAASISLSNIPDIPSFPGADNSSTLTINQGFRSQTPTKHHLQSLPHQPQFHAVLQNNQAMHQSPHAGPYSHNHQSGPPSHLSEISHAHQPTSISQHMNCLQPLTGGHVGGRLHMLPPTPAKYCDECGAPYLRETSKFCSECGSKRLGI